The window GAATTGGTTTACTCTGGACAACAGGATTACATTGGTACGGAACTCTGCTTAATTCAGCTTTATATAGTCCAGAAGTAAGAACTATTGCTTATATTGCCTGGGCAGTAAGTGGCCATTTCAGCATCTGGCTTGCTACTAGCCTCTGCATACTATATTTGCTCAAGATAGCCAATTTCTCCAGTGCTTTTTTTCTTCGCCTAAAATGGAAAGCTGAAAGAGTAGTTCTCATTACATTGTTGGGGAGTTTCGTCTTCTTGGTTTGTTATGTTGTAGCGATAGGCATAGATGAAAAGATGCATAATGGTGAATATGAAGGAAACATTACTGGAGAGACCAACTCGATCGGCACTGATCGCCTTTCAAGTCTAACTGTTTTCATGCTTACAAACTTCATATGCTTTATTGTAAACGTGTCAGCTATTCTGTTGCTAATCTTTTACCTGTGGAAACATTTTAGGAAGATGCAGCTCAGTAGCACAGGATCCCAAGATCTCAGCACCAAGGTCCACGTAAGAGCCATACAAAGTGTGATcttctctttgtttctatttatctTCTATATCCTGACACAAAACATCTTATTGTGCAATTCTATAAAGAACAATTCAGTTTTTATGGTTTACCACTTTCTTAATATCCTATATCCTTCAAACCATGCATTAATTCTGATCTGGGGGAACAAGAAGCTCCGACAGGCCTTTCTGTCATTTCTGTGGCAGCTGAAATGCTGGTGAAAGAAAGGAAGTAATTGGGTGCCATGTGTCTTCtggcagaaaacagactgatggagTCTGTAAAGTTTTTTACTTCCCACTACATTTCTTTATGTGCATAGAATTGGGTAAGATATACCTAGACACAcataaaaaatgtgtatgtgtgcatgttcataaaaaatacaagaaatattaTAAGATTAACACATTATTTCTTTCCAGGCAAGCAATCTAATTTTACAAAATGGTATAAGAAATTCCACTGGATTATGGATCCATAAATATTTCACATACATATTCTAGTTATAAGTTATAATCTTGAAATTGAGAATTTATGATctatatttatgcatttttaagaACTGACAACTCATCCCAGAAAATCATCGCTATTTTCTATTAACTAGTACCAGAAATATTTACCACAGTGAGTTAGATTTTCTTTgtttgaacctgcaatcttttAGATGGTACAGATATTGTATTCTAAATCACATGTTGAGGATGGATGTTTGGAATAGATATTATTTCATCACGaagtattattttttgttaatagaggaaaagatgcacataattaaagagtgacaaatatatttagaatatattttgtatacATGTACAATAAACAGTACCAAAGATTATTAGATTTAAACCATGTAAGTAAAAGCTTCGTTAAAAGTTCTACAGTATGGatgaagaagaaagcaaaatgaTCATGActattttcttgagagagagagagacagagacagacagggacagacagatagtaagggagagagatgagaagcatcctcAACtcattgttgcggcaccttagttgttcattgattgctgttccagccagcaaccttgggctcaagccagcgaccttgggctttaagacagcaatgtttgggctcaagccagtgaccatagggtcatggctatgatctcacactcaagccggtgccCCCTtgttcaagatggtgagcccgcactcaaggtggtgacctcaaggtttcaaacctgggtcctcagagtcccaggacaacgctttatccactgcacctccacttggtcaaacaccaaattttttttttaactttttgacagttttaattaagtaaataatatttaaatattaaatagataCAAAAGAGAAACTTTATCAATGCCGTAACATGAGAGATATGTTTGTTATCCATTAATAAGCTGAAaatgctgaatgaaataaaagagatttaaaCCTGAATGACCTTACTGAGAAttactttttccattttgaaaacTATGTGACAATAATTCCTTCCAAccatgaggtgtgtgtgtgtgtgtgtgtgtgtgtgtgtttgtatgtttatGAATCTATAAgcttaaaattatacttaaatgTTAGTTATCAGCAATCAGCACTTACTGAGTATTGGCCTTTCTGGGGTACTCAAGGAAACCTCGATGCTTTAATAAGAAAAGCTTGGATTCTTTCTATATACATTTgacattaaatacaaaaataaaaaaacaaggatAAAATATGATGGAAGGTGgcttgattttgggtgatgaagAAACAATTCAATATAAAggtgatatattataaaattctagacttgaaacatataattttattaacaaatgttatCCCAAtgagttcaataaaaataaaaaaatatctgtagTCATATTGATCTTATCTATGGTCAAGCTTCATAGCATTCATTATATATTCAATGTATTGGGTTTCTAAATTTTACTAATGACAAAGTTGATGAAGAGAAATTATGGAGAGGTTAACTAAAGaaaagtgcaaaacaatgaaagaGAATATGTGTATATTTGCATGTGAACAAATGAGAATTCAGCTTAGAAAACATCAGTTATAAAATACTCCAGCCTACAGCAAAGACAAAGTATTTGAATAGAAGATAATTTAAGCTGTTTGAagaatagcaatatttttgatAAAGAAAGGACTGAGCTCTTATATTGGCACACCCTAAAGCTTTCTTACTTTGCattgattttaggattaaaagaaCAACCAAGAATTTCATGCACATTCAAATCAGTTGCAAATAAGACTTAAgttcaaaatattaaagaaatcacAACCAGCAATATTAgaattgggtttttttctttttctctagacATGATAAGTTCAATACTGAGCATTCTTTTCATCCTAATAATAGGAGAATTTGTTCTAGGAAATTTTTTCAATGGCTTCATAGCACTGGTGAACTGCATTGACTGGGTGAAGACACAAAAGATCTCCTGCACTGATCAAATCCTCACTGCTCTGGCGGCCTCCAAAATTGGTTTGCTCTGGACAACAGGATTACATTGTATGGAATCTGATTAACCCAGCTTTACATAGTCCAGAAGTAAGAACTATTGCTTATATTGCCTGGGCAGTAAGCAGCCATTTCAGCGTCTGGCTTGCTACTAGTCTCTGCATACTATATTTGCTCAAGATAGCCAATTTCTCCAGCCCTTTTTCCCTTCGCCTAAAATGGAAAGCTAAAAGAGTGGTTCTCATTATACTGTTGGGGAGTTTCGTCTTCTTGGTTTGTCATATTGCAGTGGTAATCATAGATGAAAAAGTGTATATGAATGAATATAAAGGAAACTTTACTTGGGAGACCAACTTCATGGACATGGTACACCTTtcaaatattactatttttattcttgCAAACTTCATATCCTTTACTATGTCCATGACAGCTTTTCTGTTGTTAATCTTTTCCCTGTGGAAACATCTCAGGAAGATGCTGCTCAGTGGTAAAGGATCTCAAGATCCCAGCACCAAGGTCCACATAAGAGCCCTGCAAACTGtgatctccttcctctttctatctGTCATTTACTTTGTGACTCAAATCACCTTAACATGGAATTCTAATACCCTGAAGAATAGGTCAGTTTTCATGCTCTGCCAGGTTCTTGCAGTCTTGTATGCTTCAAGCCACTCATTTATTCTGATTTGGGGGAACAAGAAGCTCCGACAAGCCTTTCTGTCATTTCTGTGGCAGCTGAGGTGCTGGTGAAAGAAAATAAGTGGGCACCATGTGTCTCCTGGCAAAAAACAGAAGATGGAGTCTGTAAAGTTTTGTTCTTCTTAAGACTTTTCTTTATGTGTATAGAATTAGGTAGGTTATATCTAGAAAAACTTTGACCTAAGCTTATCACAAAATGCATACTTGCATGTTTATGACAAGAATAAGAAAGATTATAACTACATTATTTTTCAGGCAAACAAGCTAAAGTTACAAAATAGTGTAAGAAATTCCTCTTGATTatagaaacataaatttttcacatttaaagtttctcattattttacagttgaagaaTTTATGatctgaatttattcatttttaaagattgaTGACTCATCTCAAGAAACCACTGCCATTTCCCCTTGTAATTAATACCACACATATGTACCACAATGTGTTTagatttttagtttgaatttCTAATCTTTTGGGTGGTAAGGATATTGAATTCTAAATCACACATTAAGGATGGATATTTGGGATAAATATGATTTCATTGTGATTTCTTACTTTGTTTAATAGTGAACAATTCAAACATTGTTAAGAAAAGATGCAGATAATGAAACTAAAGAGTGATAAACATTTAGAATATAATTTATGGAAATGTACAATAAACTGTACTAAAGATTAATAGATGTAATATAAGtaagaaaaagatttgaaaacaCTTAAGTTCTACAACAGAGATGAGGAAGAAAGCAAAATTATGATGTTTGTAATGTTGCTATTGGTTTATATCCAGTTAGGAAAGTAATTTCTTAAAGGCTTTGAATGCAGAAGACCTTTTTTGAAGGTGAAAACTGATGTCAATTTATTCAGTTTTCCTCTAAACCACCATTTGGTCTCTGAATTGCCGGTCATCTTCTCCATCTTGCtactaaaatttcttttaatcttcAGAAAGAAGATTCAAATCTTTCCCATTTTAAACACATGTTCAATATAAGAATAGTAAAAAattatagtacagaaatcaaTTACTTAATGCATTTATGAAAATTGTTATCTAAGACAtctatgtaataataaaaatgtctttaagaTCTGTTTTTATGATAAATTATTAGAGAATAATAATATAGAAACTGTTACCATAAGTTTGTAACAAGTTCtctcacagaaaataaatataatattgttcAAGAACTGAAAATTTACCCATGTATATTAAATCTTAGTATTAGGAAATTTTAACAACATTATCTATACCTTAAGATAAATCTTCCCTACATCCaacttattcatttgtttttaatcatCTGTCTGTCCCAATAGAATATAAGCAGTATAATGCAGGATGATATCTATCCTGTTTCCTGCTGACTCCACAGGACACAAAAGCCAGCCTATGGTCTCAATAAATGGATTAATAAACTACCAATAAATTGATCTGAAAACTAATGAAAATCACACCCAACATAAAATATGTAGGTGGCATAGATTTCTTGGTTCTATTTCTTCACTATTCAAATGCCTCTATATCACTCTGCACATGCTCAATTCCAATACACGCCTTAGACTGGGTAAATCAACTGCTGTCACACATAGAGTCATCATACAAAAAGTACCTCATACataatctaaatttattttgcttttaaaacaatACTGATGTGTTTGAGGAGCTCCCTATAAGCTGTTATCCAGGGAATGAGGCTGATCACAATACACTATCTTAAATAAGTGGCTTCCAAGATGGCCTATGAGTCATGTTCATTCTAGACAGCAGAAAGCAAAGCTGCACGGAGGAACATGTGTGGGGAGATTATTTTAGGAAAAGCCATTAAATGGTGCACATGATTTTCCCTCATAAGACATTGATCAGATTTAGTCACAGTTCTCACCATCTGTAAGGGAGACTGGAAAAGACAGTCACTCTATAGCCCAGAGAGAAGATGAAAACACTTAATACAGTACATGATTGTTGGAGGACATTTTGCAACATTTCAATAGAAAAACCAGTAagtttttgtaaaacaaaaagttCCTCTGTTTAGCTAATTTGACATGCCCTTATACCAGTCttgaatttgtttctgtatttctttataGATTCAAAATCATTCAAATTCACACTAAATATTCCTATCTTCCTAAAACCATACTTGATTCTGCATTGTAGCATTTATAGCTGCCTCATGTATATTCCCAGTATACTTTGCTTATAATTTCTGATTtagcatttataaatatttttactaatcatttttagatatttatttttgatatcgGTGTggtctttgaaataaaaataattacaataaattatatctataaaataaattgtatCAACAAAATACTTGCAGGTAGAAGGATCTTATTGATGAGTAACAAATGTTGActgaattttataaagtttttttcaTAGCAATTACTATTCAAATTTTCcatatttgcttttaaatgtgTGGCTCATGGAGATGCAAGTACAAATTGGTGGAAAATCATCATGATCATATTTGCATGCTTACATACTTTACTTCACCATTTTAGGCAGTGACACAAATAGAAATTTGCAGCTGATGCCAGAGGGATGGTCATCATTTGCCTTTATTCTGGAAATTTTGTGGTGGCTGACTGTAAGTAATAGGATAGGCATTCAAAAACTGTTTTGTTTAGCACTAGGATTATAATATAAGTAGGATGAACTATTCTTTTGTAAAGATCTGAAAGTATCACAAAGCAGAATTTTGGTTATACTTTCCAAAATTATGATGAAAATATTGACAGAAAGCATCATAAATAGATATCCTTCTGCAACAGTATCACTATAAAGCTGTCCATGAGGCACAACATTAGAAATGTTTATATACAGATGTCAGCTGGAATGAAGGTCCGTTTTCTGGTAGTGGCAACAGGAGAACTCATTTTAGGAATACTGGGAAATGGGTTCATTGGACTGGTGAACTGCATCGAATGGGTCAAGAATGGGAAGATTTCCTCATCTGATTTCATCCTCACCAGCTTGGCTATGGCCAGAACCATTCAATGTGGGTAACACTATTGGATTCATTTATAATGAGACTATCTCCACATCTCTATGCCGACGGGAAACTAGCAAAAGTGGTTACTATTCTGTGGACACTAACTAATCACTTAACTACCTGGCTTGCTACCTGCCTTAGCATTTTCTACTTCCTTAAGATAGCCAatttctctcatttgtttttcatctgGCTGAAACGGAGAGTCAACAGAGTGGTTCTTGTGTTTTTCCTGGGGTCTTACTTTGTTGTGCGTTAACCTCTTGATGCAGGAAGCTCTCAATGATTTGTGGATGAATACCTACAGAGTACatgaaagaaatatgaaagaaataCGACTTTGCATTTAGatgcaaataaaattttctatttaaaagtcTTCTTTTTCTGAGTTTGACCAATGTTATCTCATCTCATTTCTCCTGTCCCTGATCTCTTTGGTCCTTTTATTTCTGTCGTTGATGAGACACACCAAGAATTTGCAGCTCAACCTGACAGGCTCCAGGGACTCTAGCACAGAGGCCTATAGAAGGACCATGGAAATGGTGACCACCTTtctcatcatttattttatttgcactCTGATAGCAAGTTGGATCTTCATTAAGGTACAGAGATATCAAGCCATGATGCTTGTCATGGTGATTTCAACTCTCTTTCCCTCAGGACATTCTTTCTTGATAATATTGGGAAACAGCAAGCTAACACATCGTCTTGAGACTGCTCTGgtatcttaaattctctgagaCAATCAAAATCTCTAAAGAGAGAATTTAAAGTAACTTCTTGTATTTCATGGGAAAATACCTTAATAGAAGGTATTTTGTACTTTCTATTAGGTACAAAATAGAAGCAACCCTGTAGGTTCCTTTTCAAGTTCTGCATTCTTTTTACTGTTCCTTTCAGGTTTTGTTAAACAGCAGTAAAACTTCCCTCACAACATGCTTTTAAGTAATTATATTTTCTCAAAGTGATTTGACATTATACTTGATTAAATGAAATATCTCTGCTAAAATAACACTTCCTGGCAACAAAAGAATATTTGAGACATGGAGAAGATAGTTCATAAAAGTACAGAATGAAAtccatgtcaatacaataaattaaaaaaaaattaaaaaaagtattctgtATCAAGAGccaaagaaaatgtatataatgtAATATTGATAAATGTAGAAACAATGAACTATAtacatgtataattatatatgtataaacaatgaaatatataaaattatagtcaCTGAAAGGGAACAAGCAATGCAAATTTTTCTAACTAAAGataattttgaaattagaataaatATTGTAAGATTAAGTGTGATaatattgtataaaaatattaaagtgtaaATATTAGTTGGATGCTTCTAATTTGGGAAACACCTGAAATAATgggattttttttactatattcctgGGATTATGAATTGGTAACATGACTTTGTACTACAGTATGGTGTTAAGTTGGAGATGCACATCCCAAGACCCATTAACTGTACTCTTACTTTTTGTACTAGAGAATTTTTGGTGCACGTGCACTAGGCTATAGATAAAAAATGAGTAGAGGATTGTATGTAAAGATAAATAGTGATGATTGCCTGACCgggcagcggcgcagtggatagcatcggactaggatgcggatgacccaggtttgagactccgagattgccagcttgagcgcgggctcatctggtttgagcaaaagcccaccagcttaaacccaaggtcgctggctcgagcaaggggttactcagtctgctgaaggtacgtggtcaaggtacatatgagaaagcaatcaatgaacaacttaggtgttgcaacgcacagtgaaaaactaatgattgaggcttctcatctctctccgttcttgtctgtctgtccctgtctatccctctctctgattcactctctgtctctgtaaaaaataaataaataaataaaaattagaaaaatattaaggccctggcgggttggctcagtggtagagcatcggcctggcgtgcagaagtcctgggttcgattcttggccagggcacacaggagaagcgcccatctgcttctccactcctcctcctctccttcctctctgactctctcttccccttccgcagcgaggctccattggagcaagaatggcccggggactggggatggctccttggcctctgtcccaggcgctggagtggctctgatcgcaacagagcgaggccccagaggggcagagcatcgccccctggtgggcagagcatctccccaggtgggcgtgcccggtggatcccggtcgggtgcatgcgggagtctgtctgactgtctctccccgtttccagcttcagaaaaatacaaaaaaaaaaaaaataaataaataaataaataaataaataaataaaataaataaataaaaaaataaaaaatatataaagcatggTTTCAAGATTTGGTTCCTGGGTGACTAAAAAGAATAACAATTGTCTGACATAGCCTACTTCTTCACTCCAACATTCATCTTTTACTCcacattttaaatttacaaaaaatcCCTGCTCCTAACAAAGGAAGCTCTCCACCACCATATGAAGTGTCTGTTTTGCAGTACAAATCATCTCAAAATTTAGTAATTTCAAACTGCAGTAATCAGTGTACACTAACAGTTCCTAGAGCCAGGAATTCAGTAATGACTCATTTGGAGGGTTTGACTCTGAATCTCTTAGAGGCTGCAGTCAAACAGTGGTTGGGGGCATCCTGAAGGTTTCTAGTGCAGACACTTGGAAATACTTGAACAGCCGGGAACTGGAAGACCTTAGGCATCTCAAGTCTCTATTTCTATTTGGTTTCTCTGGTATCTCCAGCA is drawn from Saccopteryx leptura isolate mSacLep1 chromosome 1, mSacLep1_pri_phased_curated, whole genome shotgun sequence and contains these coding sequences:
- the LOC136388350 gene encoding LOW QUALITY PROTEIN: putative taste receptor type 2 member 33 (The sequence of the model RefSeq protein was modified relative to this genomic sequence to represent the inferred CDS: substituted 1 base at 1 genomic stop codon), which encodes MKLLVRIFSILVMTEFALGNIANGFIALVNCIDWVKTRKISCTDQILTALAASRIGLLWTTGLHWYGTLLNSALYSPEVRTIAYIAWAVSGHFSIWLATSLCILYLLKIANFSSAFFLRLKWKAERVVLITLLGSFVFLVCYVVAIGIDEKMHNGEYEGNITGETNSIGTDRLSSLTVFMLTNFICFIVNVSAILLLIFYLWKHFRKMQLSSTGSQDLSTKVHVRAIQSVIFSLFLFIFYILTQNILLCNSIKNNSVFMVYHFLNILYPSNHALILIWGNKKLRQAFLSFLWQLKCWXKKGSNWVPCVFWQKTD
- the LOC136389357 gene encoding LOW QUALITY PROTEIN: taste receptor type 2 member 19-like (The sequence of the model RefSeq protein was modified relative to this genomic sequence to represent the inferred CDS: deleted 1 base in 1 codon) codes for the protein MISSILSILFILIIGEFVLGNFFNGFIALVNCIDWVKTQKISCTDQILTALAASKIGLLWTQDYIVWNLINPALHSPEVRTIAYIAWAVSSHFSVWLATSLCILYLLKIANFSSPFSLRLKWKAKRVVLIILLGSFVFLVCHIAVVIIDEKVYMNEYKGNFTWETNFMDMVHLSNITIFILANFISFTMSMTAFLLLIFSLWKHLRKMLLSGKGSQDPSTKVHIRALQTVISFLFLSVIYFVTQITLTWNSNTLKNRSVFMLCQVLAVLYASSHSFILIWGNKKLRQAFLSFLWQLRCW